One genomic segment of Brevibacillus laterosporus LMG 15441 includes these proteins:
- a CDS encoding YybH family protein translates to MEYELKELIKKCDLAIKQEDFDTLMNYYTDDAILVVKPGMIARGKEEIKKAFIAIAKYFNNSIVPTQGEMIILEAGDTALVLSQTLLDADKEDSEYSIDRRATYVFKKNRQGEWLCAIDNSYGTELINKETLKGL, encoded by the coding sequence ATGGAATACGAATTAAAAGAGCTAATTAAAAAGTGTGACCTTGCAATAAAGCAAGAAGATTTTGATACATTGATGAATTACTATACAGATGATGCAATTTTAGTTGTAAAACCTGGAATGATTGCACGAGGCAAAGAGGAAATCAAAAAAGCATTTATTGCAATTGCAAAATACTTTAATAACAGTATTGTACCAACACAAGGGGAAATGATTATTTTAGAAGCAGGAGATACCGCTTTAGTTTTATCCCAAACGCTACTTGATGCTGATAAAGAGGATTCGGAATATTCAATAGATAGAAGGGCAACATATGTGTTTAAGAAAAATCGACAAGGCGAATGGCTTTGTGCAATTGATAACTCATATGGTACAGAATTAATTAATAAAGAGACTTTAAAAGGATTGTGA
- a CDS encoding stalk domain-containing protein, with the protein MKKILVGLCAATMMSVPAFAAEPSNVFSPKHTSVVTQISPVAQYTLTINNKTVGLGTEKIVVIEDQIMVPLKITSEALGFTLTLDEQKQTIHMDNGTMQTDLSMGNATYFAYSSKAIGMTAPLSLGVAPAIIEGSIYVPVDLYKVLLTDLNCVSIKDRVINISNDSMKPKKPASIGLPNPLVNYSTLDEAQKAVGFTFAVPETLPDGYQMKEIIVISNNMAKISYLNGDNQITYRTAKGNADISGDYNVYDKVKTIPVGNTQITVKGKDDSINLATWTKDGTSFSLSFDVPVNEKTLSTIIDGIK; encoded by the coding sequence ATGAAAAAAATACTTGTCGGTTTATGTGCTGCAACAATGATGTCAGTTCCTGCTTTTGCCGCTGAGCCAAGCAATGTATTCTCTCCGAAACACACTTCTGTAGTGACGCAGATATCTCCTGTAGCGCAGTATACTCTTACAATCAACAACAAGACGGTGGGGCTTGGAACTGAAAAAATTGTTGTAATAGAAGACCAAATTATGGTTCCGCTCAAAATTACGTCAGAAGCACTTGGATTCACCTTGACGTTGGATGAACAGAAGCAAACCATCCATATGGATAATGGTACCATGCAAACCGATTTAAGCATGGGTAATGCTACCTATTTTGCATACAGCAGCAAAGCGATCGGAATGACAGCACCTCTAAGCTTGGGTGTGGCTCCGGCAATCATTGAAGGATCAATTTATGTGCCTGTTGACCTCTACAAGGTATTATTGACTGATCTGAATTGTGTTAGTATAAAAGATCGTGTTATCAACATATCAAACGACTCGATGAAACCGAAAAAACCAGCTTCCATCGGACTACCCAACCCTTTGGTAAACTACAGCACGTTGGATGAAGCTCAAAAAGCGGTAGGATTTACGTTCGCGGTACCTGAAACCCTGCCTGATGGTTATCAAATGAAAGAGATTATCGTGATAAGTAACAATATGGCCAAAATTTCCTATTTGAATGGTGACAATCAAATTACATACCGCACTGCCAAGGGAAATGCTGATATCAGCGGTGATTATAATGTTTATGATAAAGTTAAAACGATTCCTGTTGGAAATACCCAAATTACTGTAAAAGGTAAAGATGACAGTATCAATCTTGCTACATGGACAAAGGACGGAACAAGCTTCTCTCTATCCTTTGACGTACCTGTCAATGAGAAAACACTATCAACAATCATTGACGGGATCAAATAA
- a CDS encoding sigma-70 family RNA polymerase sigma factor, with amino-acid sequence MPDVSLCTDETVAHALKFYGNTIVRLSYSYLHNLSDAEDVLQDTLLSLMRNKPAFSSPEHEKAWLMRVAINLCKNKLKSSWFKTIAIPENLQIESMTEKESEVLEAVHTLPVKYREVVHLYYYEGYSTFEISCLLQKKESTVRSLLYRARDMLKKNLKGAYDFEE; translated from the coding sequence GTGCCCGATGTTTCATTGTGTACGGATGAGACAGTCGCACACGCATTGAAATTCTACGGCAATACGATAGTAAGATTATCTTATTCGTATTTACATAATCTTTCTGATGCAGAGGATGTTCTGCAGGATACTTTGCTCAGTTTGATGAGGAATAAGCCTGCTTTTTCCAGTCCTGAACATGAAAAAGCTTGGCTGATGCGCGTCGCTATCAACCTATGTAAAAATAAACTAAAATCTTCATGGTTTAAAACCATTGCAATTCCCGAAAATCTTCAAATAGAAAGTATGACAGAAAAAGAATCAGAGGTGTTGGAAGCAGTTCATACCCTGCCGGTAAAGTACCGCGAAGTCGTCCACCTCTATTATTACGAGGGTTATTCCACATTTGAAATATCTTGTCTTCTCCAAAAGAAAGAATCTACGGTACGTTCCCTTCTGTATAGGGCAAGAGATATGCTCAAAAAAAACCTGAAAGGAGCATATGATTTTGAAGAATAA
- a CDS encoding DUF4367 domain-containing protein: protein MILKNKYRSAMEKIEVTPQMEERILSNVSRKREASTVIKKQQYLKWIRPASTIAACCAVVLGAMAIYPSLINNNGDNKQIQTSPHADNEKGMGAQTGTNRVFVTSPIENMKGIDELKNAVPFELFVPGKLPTGYKLDNSSVISGKLAQIIYSDGSKKITYRVAKGAEDISGNYTSYEENDVEKIGDIEVTLKGSNSLINLATWIKDGCSYSLSFSRGIEKNAVILIIESMEKA from the coding sequence ATGATTTTGAAGAATAAATATCGTTCCGCAATGGAAAAAATCGAAGTTACTCCTCAAATGGAGGAAAGAATTCTAAGTAATGTGTCAAGGAAAAGAGAAGCGAGTACCGTGATAAAAAAACAACAGTATCTCAAATGGATCAGGCCAGCGAGCACTATTGCTGCCTGTTGTGCCGTTGTACTTGGTGCTATGGCCATTTATCCATCATTGATAAATAACAACGGGGACAATAAACAGATTCAAACATCTCCACATGCAGATAATGAGAAGGGAATGGGCGCCCAAACGGGAACGAATCGGGTTTTCGTTACTAGCCCGATTGAGAATATGAAAGGGATTGACGAGCTTAAAAACGCTGTTCCCTTTGAACTGTTTGTACCGGGAAAACTCCCAACTGGATATAAATTGGATAACTCTTCCGTTATTTCAGGAAAACTAGCACAAATTATTTATTCTGACGGTAGTAAAAAAATCACATATAGAGTAGCAAAGGGAGCAGAGGATATCAGTGGTAACTATACATCCTATGAAGAAAACGATGTTGAAAAAATTGGCGATATTGAGGTAACACTCAAGGGAAGTAACTCGCTTATCAACCTCGCCACTTGGATAAAGGATGGTTGTTCCTACTCCTTGTCTTTTTCAAGAGGAATAGAAAAAAATGCAGTGATTTTGATTATAGAAAGTATGGAAAAAGCATGA
- a CDS encoding metallophosphoesterase — MKNIKKEKRKKIVTILLVSLFAFSGWVYWGNTAIQTTKININSEKIPESFDGFTIVQVSDLHNAEFGNNQSTLLNAIKAVSPDFIAVTGDLIDSNHTDVAKAMEFINGAIEIAPVYYVTGNHEARSDQYAKLKQQILEAGVIMLEDEGTTIKREGASIRLFGLNDPNFTATDDAYESVAMVDTKLKARLSKNNEYTILLSHRPELFDIYAENSIDLVLSGHAHGGQVRLPFIGGLVAPNQGFFPKYSEGVHEKEQTKMIVSRGLGNSIIPVRINNRPELVVITLDHKQI, encoded by the coding sequence ATGAAAAATATAAAAAAGGAAAAACGAAAAAAAATAGTAACAATTTTACTTGTAAGTCTATTTGCCTTTTCTGGTTGGGTATATTGGGGAAACACTGCCATTCAAACAACAAAAATTAACATCAACAGTGAAAAAATCCCGGAATCCTTTGATGGATTTACCATTGTGCAGGTATCTGATTTGCACAATGCAGAGTTTGGAAACAATCAAAGCACACTGCTTAATGCAATCAAAGCTGTATCCCCAGACTTCATTGCCGTTACCGGAGATTTGATTGATTCAAATCATACGGATGTTGCGAAGGCGATGGAATTCATCAATGGAGCTATTGAAATTGCCCCGGTGTATTACGTTACAGGCAACCATGAAGCACGGTCTGATCAGTATGCTAAGTTGAAACAGCAAATACTTGAAGCTGGCGTTATCATGTTAGAGGATGAAGGCACTACAATCAAACGCGAGGGAGCTTCCATCCGGTTGTTTGGGCTTAATGATCCAAACTTCACGGCAACTGATGATGCATACGAAAGCGTAGCCATGGTTGATACGAAATTAAAAGCTAGGCTGAGTAAGAACAATGAATACACGATTCTGTTGTCACACAGGCCGGAATTGTTCGACATCTATGCGGAAAACAGTATTGATCTGGTTTTAAGCGGTCACGCTCATGGCGGGCAGGTTCGCTTGCCCTTTATCGGAGGGCTTGTAGCGCCGAATCAGGGCTTCTTTCCTAAATATTCTGAAGGCGTGCATGAAAAAGAGCAAACTAAAATGATTGTCAGCCGAGGCTTAGGTAACAGCATTATCCCTGTGCGAATCAACAATCGACCGGAATTGGTTGTTATTACGCTTGATCATAAGCAGATATAA
- a CDS encoding IS3 family transposase has product MSISEDLCQEHRFRYGYRKITALLRRVMQINHKRVQRIMREEGLQCRVKVKKAKENRTTDTGCGSSFETGFSGESSATEAGHRHYLPALRRKNVVLIHTMARSSPTILETSKILPSLRYFK; this is encoded by the coding sequence TTGTCCATATCCGAAGATTTGTGTCAGGAACATCGCTTTCGTTATGGATACCGTAAAATCACTGCACTTTTGCGACGAGTGATGCAAATTAACCATAAGCGGGTGCAACGAATTATGAGAGAAGAAGGATTGCAATGTCGAGTCAAAGTAAAAAAAGCGAAAGAGAATCGGACAACCGATACAGGTTGCGGATCATCTTTTGAAACGGGATTTTCAGGCGAATCATCCGCTACAGAAGCTGGTCACAGACATTACTTACCTGCCTTACGGCGGAAAAATGTTGTACTTATCCATACAATGGCGAGATCATCGCCTACAATATTGGAGACAAGCAAGATACTACCAAGCCTCCGTTACTTTAAATAA